The Thermothielavioides terrestris NRRL 8126 chromosome 2, complete sequence genome includes a region encoding these proteins:
- a CDS encoding glycoside hydrolase family 13 protein (CAZy_ID 269939) has translation MVSNEVYLLPLNDDGSPQVAGGYISLAPKHNEPITVRFAIEGTSSICRQGSLWVNIPERGVEFRRDRFREFKLVPDFNRTIEISIPIYEAGAYAFYTTYAELPALTCQLAEPSHDSETRTKKTPWYYIDVAPRLTLDGQPLPLPALSVFSVISKFMGKYPQDWERHLRGISDRGYNMVHFTPLQVRGVSNSPYSLYDQLGWDPVCFPEGEKDVEKMVQSLEKNHSLLSLTDIVLNHTANNSQWLQEHPEAGYNLTTAPWLESAYLLDSKLLELGFKLEQLGLPTELKSLDDLDKIMAAIKTEVIASIRLWEYYVIDVDRDADAALESWVIGKTIFPDGSIGDGGIEALCSATAEEHAEWLMKHGLRGTDRLGERFRRRADPSVAAALLSALFGKHEAGKEGTVDQAAVRARIAAVLDIVNVPFYREYDAELSDIMQQLFNRIKYVRLDEHGPKLGPINRENPLIETYFTRLPRNEVTARHKDEDLVLVNNGWVWGGNALIDNAGPESRVYLRREVIVWGDCTKLRYGNGPKDSPWLWDHMTKYARMLAKYFHGFRIDNCHSTPLHVAEHILDEARRVRPNLYVVAELFTGSEDMDYVFVKRLGLSSLIREAMQAWSTGELSRLVHRHGGRPIGNFEVDEITSTEVRSPTLENGENAENGYKYTRETIRRIKPVPIQALFMDCTHDNEVPAQKRDARDTLPNAALVSMCATAIGSVMGYDEIYPRLVDLVRETRLYESEASRFPVTVGEGKGGISGVKKLLNQIHTLMGMDGYDETHIHHEQEYVTVHRVHPGSRKGYFLIAHTAFPGYGNGNGAFNPVRLTGTKAKHLGSWMLEVDASKEAVEEVLSDRRHLRGLPSRLIAVPGIRMEVKGDDTIITVRDRFPPGSIALFETWIPAAEHSSGLDTFVTSGAKAAMEELELVDLNYLLYKCEPEERDASDGRDGVYDIPGHGKLVYAGLQGWWSVLKDIIEDNNLAHPLCQNLREGQWALDYIVGRLERASQQPLYVRLSKPAAWLRERFDAIRSIPSFLLPRYFGLVLRTAYMAAIERGISLMSTNIRNGQWFLQSLAMVSVQQTGLVKSASLYPNRLVPSLAAGLPHFAVEWARCWGRDVFISLRGLYLGTGRFEEAKEHIRAFASVLKHGMIPNLLGSGNTPRYNARDSVWFFLQSIQDYTRIAPDGLSLLDEKVKRRFLPYDDTWFPADDPRAYSKESTIREIIQEVFQRHAEGMKFREANAGPGLDMQMKDEGFNQEIKVDWSNGFVFGGNQHNCGTWMDKMGESERAGSKGVPGTPRDGAAVEITGLLYSALNWVATLHEEGKYEQSGVRKADGSEITFRAWADLIKDNFERCYFIPLSAASDSQYDVNPAVINRRGIYKDLYRSGKEYEDYQLRPNFPIAMTVAPALFDPSHAMHALCVADAVLRGPSGMATLDPADLNYRPYYRNSEDSDDFATSKGRNYHQGPEWLWPTGFFLRALLKFDLLRRRGATDGDGEGAGVGARESRTEAFQQVTRRLKACKEMMQWSAWAGLAELTQKDGEECPDSSPTQAWSAGCLIDLYMDAAEEQAKLEAQELPLR, from the exons ATGGTTTCCAACGAGGTCTACCTGCTGCCGCTCAACGACGATGGCTCGCCACAGGTGGCCGGCGGGTACATCTCCCTTGCTCCCAAGCACAATGAGCCCATAACCGTTCGTTTCGCCATCGAGGGCACGTCGAGCATCTGCCGTCAGGGCAGCCTGTGGGTCAACATCCCCGAGCGAGGCGTTGAGTTCCGCCGCGACAGGTTTCGGGAGTTCAA GCTCGTTCCGGACTTCAATCGCACGATTGAGATATCCATCCCGATCTACGAAGCGGGTGCCTACGCCTTCTATACCACCTACGCCGAGCTGCCGGCCCTCACATGCCAATTGGCCGAACCCAGCCACGATTCCGAAACGAGGACCAAGAAAACGCCATggtactatatagacgtGGCCCCCCGCCTGACGCTGGACGGGCAGCCGCTGCCTCTGCCGGCCTTGTCCGTGTTCTCCGTCATCAGCAAGTTCATGGGCAAGTACCCGCAGGACTGGGAACGCCACCTCAGGGGCATCAGTGACCGCGGCTACAACATGGTGCACTTTACTCCACTTCAAGTCAGGGGCGTTTCCAACTCGCCCTACAGCCTGTACGACCAGCTCGGGTGGGACCCCGTGTGTTTCCCCGAGGGCGAGAAAGACGTCGAGAAGATGGTGCAGAGCTTAGAGAAGAACCATTCGTTGCTCAGCTTGACAGATATTGTCCTCAACCACACCGCCAACAACAGCCAGTGGCTGCAGGAGCATCCGGAGGCCGGTTACAACCTGACCACAGCCCCGTGGCTCGAGTCCGCCTATCTGCTCGACTCGAAGCTGCTTGAGCTCGGCTTCAAGCTGGAACAACTCGGACTTCCGACTGAGCTCAAGtcgctcgacgacctcgacaaGATCATGGCCGCCATCAAGACCGAGGTCATCGCCAGCATCCGCCTTTGGGAGTATTATGTCATCGATGTTGACCGAGATGCGGACGCGGCGCTCGAGTCATGGGTCATTGGCAAGACGATATTCCCCGACGGCTCCATTGGCGACGGCGGTATTGAGGCGCTCTGCTCCGCAACGGCGGAAGAGCATGCAGAGTGGCTCATGAAACACGGCCTCAGGGGCACTGATCGTCTTGGCGAGCGCTTCCGGAGGAGAGCTGACCCCAGCGTGGCTGCCGCCCTCTTGTCAGCCCTGTTCGGGAAACACGAGGCCGGTAAGGAGGGCACCGTTGACCAAGCCGCCGTTCGCGCCAGGATAGCGGCGGTGCTCGACATTGTCAACGTGCCGTTTTACCGGGAATACGACGCGGAATTGTCCGACATCATGCAGCAGCTCTTCAACCGCATCAAATACGTCCGGCTCGATGAGCATGGGCCGAAGCTGGGCCCCATCAACCGCGAGAACCCTCTGATCGAAACATATTTCACCCGCCTCCCACGCAACGAAGTGACTGCGAGGCACAAAGATGAAGACTTGGTGCTTGTGAACAACGGATGGGTTTGGGGTGGAAATGCCCTAATTGACAATGCGGGTCCCGAGTCCCGAGTCTACCTCCGTCGCGAGGTTATTGTCTGGGGTGACTGCACCAAGCTACGTTACGGGAACGGCCCTAAGGACAGCCCGTGGCTCTGGGACCACATGACCAAGTATGCCCGCATGCTTGCCAAGTACTTTCACGGCTTCCGAATCGACAACTGCCATTCGACTCCCCTTCACGTCGCCGAGCACATTCTCGATGAGGCCCGCCGTGTCCGCCCGAACCTGTATGTTGTCGCCGAGCTCTTCACTGGCTCCGAAGATATGGACTACGTCTTCGTGAAGAGGCTTGGCCTGAGCTCGCTCATCCGCGAGGCGATGCAGGCTTGGAGCACCGGCGAGCTGAGCCGCCTTGTCCATcgccacggcggccgccccATCGGAAACTTCGAAGTGGATGAAATCACAAGCACCGAGGTGCGCAGTCCAACCTTGGAAAATGGAGAGAATGCGGAAAACGGGTACAAGTACACACGCGAGACCATCCGTCGCATCAAACCTGTCCCTATCCAAGCACTGTTCATGGATTGCACCCACGACAATGAAGTGCCGGCGCAGAAGCGGGACGCCCGTGACACCCTGCCCAACGCAGCCCTGGTAAGCATGTGTGCCACGGCAATCGGGAGCGTCATGGGATACGACGAAATTTATCCCAGACTGGTGGACCTAGTGAGAGAAACTCGCCTCTACGAGTCTGAGGCGTCCAGGTTTCCCGTGACGGTAGGAGAAGGCAAGGGTGGCATTTCCGGGGTCAAGAAGCTGCTCAACCAGATCCACACGCTGATGGGCATGGACGGCTACGACGAGACGCACATTCACCACGAACAAGAGTACGTAACCGTGCACCGGGTGCACCCTGGCTCGCGGAAAGGGTACTTCCTAATCGCGCACACGGCCTTCCCCGGCTATGGCAACGGGAATGGCGCCTTCAATCCCGTCCGCCTGACTGGGACCAAGGCCAAGCATCTAGGCAGCTGGATGCTGGAGGTTGACGCGAGCAAGGAGGCTGTGGAGGAAGTGCTGAGCGACAGGCGGCACTTGCGCGGCCTTCCGAGTCGGCTCATTGCCGTGCCCGGGATCCGGATGGAGGTCAAGGGAGACGACACCATCATCACTGTCCGAGACAGGTTCCCTCCCGGCAGCATTGCCTTGTTCGAGACTTGGATCCCCGCGGCGGAGCACTCGAGCGGCCTCGATACCTTTGTCACGTCCGGCGCCAAGGCCGCGATGGAGGagctcgagctggtcgacttGAATTATCTGCTGTACAAGTGTGAGCCGGAGGAGCGAGATGCCAGCGATGGCCGGGATGGTGTATACGATATTCCGGGCCACGGAAAGCTTGTGTACGCTGGCTTGCAAGGTTGGTGGAGCGTCCTCAAGGACATCATCGAGGACAACAACCTCGCACATCCCCTCTGTCAGAATCTCCGCGAGGGCCAGTGGGCGCTCGACTACATCGTGGGCAGGCTGGAGCGGGCctcgcagcagccgctgTACGTCCGGCTCTCCAAGCCCGCCGCTTGGCTAAGAGAGCGTTTCGACGCCATCCGCAGCATCCCCAGCTTCCTGCTTCCCCGGTACTTCGGCTTGGTCCTGCGGACCGCTTACATGGCGGCCATCGAGAGGGGTATCTCCCTCATGAGTACCAACATCCGTAACGGACAGTGGTTCCTGCAAAGCCTGGCCATGGTCAGTGTCCAACAAACCGGCCTTGTCAAGTCTGCGTCCCTCTACCCCAACCGCCTGGTCCCGTCGCTTGCGGCGGGCCTCCCACATTTTGCGGTCGAGTGGGCGCGTTGCTGGGGCAGAGATGTCTTTATCTCTCTTCGAGGTCTATACCTTGGTACGGGCCGCTTCGAAGAGGCGAAGGAGCACATCCGCGCGTTTGCAAGCGTCCTCAAGCACGGGATGATCCCAAATCTTCTTGGAAGCGGCAACACCCCGCGGTACAACGCTCGCGACTCGGTCTGGTTCTTCTTACAGTCCATCCAGGATTACACCCGGATAGCACCCGACGGCCTGTCGCTGCTAGACGAGAAGGTCAAGAGGCGATTTTTGCCATACGATGACACCTGGTTCCCCGCGGATGACCCCAGAGCGTATAGCAAGGAGAGCACGATCCGTGAGATCATCCAGGAGGTCTTCCAGCGCCACGCAGAAGGCATGAAGTTTCGGGAGGCGAATGCCGGGCCCGGCTTGGACATGCAGATGAAGGATGAGGGTTTCAACCAGGAGATCAAGGTTGACTGGAGCAACGGCTTCGTCTTTGGCGGAAACCAGCACAACTGCGGCACCTGGATGGACAAGATGGGCGAGAGCGAGCGCGCAGGCTCCAAGGGCGTCCCCGGAACGCCGCGTGACGGCGCCGCTGTCGAGATCACCGGTCTGCTGTACAGCGCTCTGAACTGGGTGGCCACCCTGCATGAAGAGGGCAAGTACGAGCAATCCGGTGTCCGCAAGGCCGACGGCTCCGAGATCACCTTTCGAGCCTGGGCCGACCTCATCAAGGATAACTTCGAGCGGTGCTACTTCATCCCGCTCTCCGCCGCGTCCGACTCGCAGTACGACGTCAACCCGGCAGTGATCAACCGCCGCGGCATCTACAAAGACCTGTACCGCTCCGGCAAGGAGTACGAGGACTACCAGCTGCGGCCCAACTTCCCCATCGCCATGACGGTAGCCCCGGCCCTCTTCGACCCCTCCCACGCGATGCACGCGCTCtgcgtcgccgacgccgtcctgCGCGGGCCATCCGGCATGGCCacgctcgacccggccgacctCAACTACCGGCCGTACTACCGCAACAGCGAGGACAGCGACGACTTCGCCACCAGCAAGGGCCGCAACTACCACCAGGGACCGGAGTGGCTGTGGCCCACGGGCTTCTTcctgcgcgcgctgctcAAGTTTGAtctgctgcgccgccgcggggccACGGacggggatggggagggggCCGGGGTCGGCGCGCGGGAGAGCCGGACCGAGGCGTTCCAGCAGGTCACCAGGCGGCTCAAGGCGTGCAAGGAGATGATGCAGTGGAGCGCGTGGGCGGGGCTCGCGGAGCTGACGCAGAAGGATGGGGAGGAGTGTCCGGATTCG AGTCCTACCCAGGCGTGGTCGGCTGGTTGTCTGATCGATTTGTACATGGAcgcggcggaggagcaggccaagCTGGAGGCTCAGGAGCTGCCTCTCCGATGA